Below is a window of Microbacterium saperdae DNA.
CTCGCGCACGACGTTGGCCCGCGTGAGCCCCGCCAGCGGCTTCTGCACCACATCACCTCCGCGCTGTCGCCACTGGTGCGGGCGATATGGCACTCATGCTCGCACCGGGTCTGCAGCGGAGCCGGGTCTTCTCACCCCAAGCGGGTGAGTACGAGGATGAGGCGGACCGGGACGAATGCCGGTCAGCGGGGCTCGCCCGCTCCGGGTGAGGTGGTCGCGCTGCGCTCGAGAGGCGCTGTCAGGATCGCGGTACGCAATACTTCAACGAAAGGAGTCGATCGTGTCGATATGGGACAGCTTCTGGTCCATCATCTGGTGGTTCTTCTGGGCGTTCGTGTTCATCTCGTACCTCATGGTGCTCTTCAACATCGTCGCGGATCTGTTCCGCGACCACGCCCTCAACGGCTGGCTGAAAGCGATCTGGATCATCTTCCTGGTCTTCGTACCGTTCCTGACGGCCCTCGTCTACCTGATCGCCCGCGGTCGGGGAATGGGTGAGAGGAGCGCCGCCGCGTATCGCGACCAGCAGCACGCGGCGGATTCCTACATCCGCAGCGTCGCATCGAGCAGTCCGAGCGATGAGATCGACAAGGCGTCGAAGCTCCTGGCAGCCGGGACGATCACGAACGAGGAGTTCGCGTCGATCAAGTCCCGGGCTCTGAGCTGACACGCTGTTGAGGTGGTCGATGTGACGCTGCGCGCGCTCGGCGATGTCGAGTTCTTCGTCGTACGGTTGGACACCGACCACCTCAGCCCGCATGCGCTGGAGGCGCTGCTGCGGCAGGTGGAAGCCGGGGCCGTGCGCATCCTCGACCTCCTCCTCATCCGCCGACCGGCGCTTCAGGAGTTCAGTCTCAGTGAGGTGGACGCCGACGAGTTCGCGCTCGCCGGGCTCGGCCTCCAGACGCCGGGGATCGTGTGCGAGGATGACGTCCGCCACTTCGCCGCGGCGCTGCCCGTCGGCTCTTCCGCCATGCTCGTCCTGGTGGAGCCCACCTGGGCTGAGCAGTTCTCCGCGGATCTGACCTTCCACGGTGAGGCGATCATGGCGACCCAGCTCATCCCGGCGGCCATCGCGAACGCCGTCCTCGACGCGACGATCACGACGTCCTGACCCACGCGTCAGCCGGCGGTCGCCACGTCTCACACGGTCGTCTGCACCGCATCCCGTCGTGACGAGACTCCGAGCTTGCGGTAGATCGACCGCTGGTGCGTCTTCACGGTGTTGATCGACAGTTGGAGCACCTTCGCGATCTCGGGCAGGGTCCGGGCGGTCTGCAACTGCTGATACACGTCGTGTTCCCGCTCCGACAGCGAATCGACGAGCGAGCCGGAAACCTCTACCGCGAGACAGCTCCCGATGAAGTCCTCGAACTGCGTCCCGAAATGCACGTGCTCGTGCAGAAGCTTGCGCACCGCGATCTCTCGCGGACCGAACGGCAGGCGGATGTTCTCCGCCGAGGCGACCGCGAGCACGGTCTCGCAGAGTTCATGCGCCGCCTCGTGGTGACCGGCGTGACGACGGAGCACGGCCGCGGTCGTCATCGTCGCCACCTTCACGTAGGACACGTCGGCGAATGTGCGCAGCCCGCGGAGCATCTCGAGCGCGGTCGCATACTCCCCCGCGCGTCGGAAGACTCCGGCGAGCGCCACGCAGACGATCGGGAGGTCCTGGCACTGCACGTTCCTCTTCGCCAGCTGCAGCGCCCGGTCCGACCGTCCGACCGCTTCTTCGAGAAGGCTGATCGCCGACTCGCGGAACGTCGGCCATGAGATCCCGTGCTCGACCTCGAGCGGGATCTCCTGCACCCCGATGGCGGCACGACGGCAGGCGGCGACGTCCCCCGTCTCTGCGGCCGCGTAGGCGATCATCATGCGGGCGATGCTCGTGAAGGATCTGTCTGCCCGTCCGTTCAGGAGCACGGTGCCGAAGATGCTGATCGCATCATCCACTTCGCCGGACCAGTACGCGACGTACCCCGCGGCCGCCGCGGCGCTTCCTCCGGCGTACGTGCTCCATGGCAGACGCACGTCGTCGGCGTCATCCACCTCGGCGAGCGACACCCGCGCCGCACGGAGCTGGCCGGCCCAAGTCTGCCCGAACGCGAGATGTCCGAACGCGCGCTTCGAGAGTTCTTCGTCGCCGGAGCTCTGGGCCTCCCGCGCAGCGGCGGCGAAGTACTCCACAGGGATCGTCGGGTCGCCGCGATAGCGGATCTCGGTCCAGCCCATCAGGTAGTTGATCGCGGCGCGATCGCTCAGTGCCGTCGAATCCGCGTGCAGCAGCATCCTGCGCACATCGGCGCTGGCTTCGGCCAGTTGATCGCGTTCGTCCGCGATGAACAGACGAGCGAGCTGCAGGACCGCAGGAGCGCGCGTGGGATCGACCTGGTCGATCAGGCCGCGGGCGCGGTGGAAGAGTTGCCTTGCGACGTGGTGATCGCCGAGCACGTCGCTCGCACCGGCCCTGACCAGCAGCACCTCGGCATCGTCGGGATGGCGTCGCAGCATGTCGGTCGCCGTGCGCTCGACCTCGGCGGCCGATGAGCCGACGACGAGGCCCACCCAGTGGTTCAGGAGCGTGAATCGCGCGCGGCCGTAGTCCCCGGCACTGAGCGAGTGCGTGATCGCCGCGATGGGGTCGGAGTCCTCCAGATGAGCGGCCGCCCGACGATGGCATGCGGCGGCGCGTTGGGGATCAGAGCGGAGGATGTCCGAGCACTGACGGGCGAACGCCGCGTGCCAGCGATACACCGGGCAGTGCGGGCCTTCGAACTTGTCGAGGAACAGCCCGAGCATGACGCAGGTGTCGAGCAGTTCGGGTGCGTGCGGATCCCCGGTCACGGCAGTCGCCAGGTCACCGGTGATCTCCAGGCAGACGCTCGCATCCAAGACGAACCGCGCGATGTCGGCGGGGAGCGCATCCAGGACATGCTCGCGCACGTAGTCCCCCAGGAACGCGGAGGCGATCGCCGCATCCGAGTCGGGTCGTCTCCCCCCGATCATCATCAATCGCACGGCGATCGGCCACCCCCGCGTCTCCTCCAGGATGGAGTCGGCCGCGAGACCGTGAGCCTCCCCCTCTTGGAGCTGTCCCACCTCGGGAGCGGTGAAGCTGAGCACATCCGCGCCCACGAAAGAACCCGGGCTCATGAGTCGCTGGCGCGACGATGTCACCTCGAGCAGAGTGGTGCCGACCAGCACGATCCGCAGCTGGTCGGGCGCCTGCTCCGCGAGCATGCCCAGCAGACCGCGCCGCCAGTCCTCACCGGCACGATGGGCGTCGTCGACGACGAGGTGAATGGTGCTCTTCACGTCGCCGAAGACGCGGCAGATCTCCTGATAGGCATGAGCGGGGTCGTCCAGGTCGCGCGGGAACGGCGGCATGCGCCCCGCTCGATCGGCGGAGACGTTCAGCGCGTCGATGACTCCCTGCGCGAGACGCGAGGGGTCGGAGTCGTACGAGTTCAGTGCGAGCCAGGCGACCTCGTCCTCGTCCGACGCCCATTCCGCCACGGCCAGGGTCTTCCCGAAACCGCTCGGCGCGCTGATCACCGTCACCGGGTTGAGCTCGACGGCTCGCGTGATCGCTGACGTGACCCGCGTCCGGCGGATCACATCAGGTCGCCTCGATGGCGCCCGGAACCGCACTTCAGGTCCCGGTCTGGTCAAGCGTCTGGGGCGCGCCATGCGCTCAAGATACTGATATATCGATCGATTCTCAATGGCACTCCGCGCGGCCCGATCCGCCCTGCTCGGCGGGCGCGAGCATCACCGTGAGGTCGTCACCGCGATGTCGCGCGTGAGCGCGTCAGCGGTGCGGATGAACAGGATGATCCAGGTGAAGACCAGCGTTCCGGCGACGAGTTCGACGGCAGTGAGCGTGTAGTAGCCGACCGCGAAGAGCACCGACAGCACCAGGATCGCGAGGATGAAGACGTAGCCCAGGAGCAGGAACGTACGAGACACCCCGGGGACCCACGAGCGCAGCGCGATCACCAGCACCGCGAAGGTCACCACCATCCCCGATGCCACGCCCGTATGCAGCGCGAAGTACTGATCCACGGGGAAGACGCCGACCAGTCCGAGGAAGATCCCGACGACCACGAGGCAGGTGCGCACACCGGTGACGCCGCGCGGATTCGGCGTCGGTATCCCCTGCGTCGCGGTGCGCGCGAGTGTCGTCACGAGGATCCCCGCCACGATCAGCGTGAGATTGAACGTGCGCGCAGAGAGGTCGTCTGTCATCCCCAGTGCGCTCAGGTTGTCCTTCCACCACAGCGGGTCGCTCGCGGTGAGCATGCTCGCCACCACACCGAACACGAGGAAGACGGCCAGGATGACGGCCAACAGCTGCAGATCCATGTGCGTCGCGGAGAAGTACACGACGTAGGCGGTGACTCCGGCAGCGGCCGCGGACAGCAGCAGGACCGGAACAGGGAAGACGACCGCACCGGTGAAGCCCTGCTCCAGGATCGTCGCCACCAGCGTCCATCCCAGCAGCGCGATCACCGCGTGCGCGAAGGCCACCGCCCCTGTGTCGATGACCTCGAGCACCGAGGTGCGCCTCGAACGACTCCGGTCGGCGACGACGATACGGCCGAGCACGAAGACGACGATCGCGGTGGCGGCGGAGGCGATCGCCGCGAACTGCCCGACCGACCCGGCGCCCGCGATGGGCGCCGAACCCAGCCCGAAGGCGGGCAGCGCGACGAGACCGACCACGACGAACGCGGTGATGGAGATCTGCAGTCCGATCGCCTCTCGCGCGCGCTCCCGAGGGCCGCCCGCCGAGCGTGCGACATCGAGGAGGTCAGGACTCATCGGGTTCTTCATTCCCTCAGTGTCGAGCCTCACTCGCGGATCCGCTATCCCGATTCATCCCCTCCGGGCGATGTCGGACGCACGATCAGAGCTTGATGGGAAACGTCAGCAGGGTGACGATTCCGACGATCGCCATCACACCGCTCAGCGCGAGGAAGATGCGTCGCCCCCACTCGCGAGTCTGGTGCTGCGAGATCGCTGCGAAGAAGAGCACGAGTGCGAACAGCACGGTCAGCAGCGAATAGTCGTCACCGCGCTGGTTGTTGGCGAGAGCCTCATCGAACTGCGCATCCGCCCTTGCACTCGACTTCTCAGCCTCGACCGTTCCCGGCGGCACGTAGTCCGGCATCGCGAACGGTCCCCTGGCGCTGCGCCCCTCCGTGTTCCAGGCATCGAACGCGACGGCGAACTCATCCGTGAAGCGTTCCTCTATGAATCGGACGAGCTCATCATTCCCCTCCTCATCGGCGAGGACCCATTGCGTGTAGATCGTCAGGTCGTACTGGCGCGCCGCCTGAGCCGTGGCCTCCGCCGACGCCGCCTGCACGCGGGCGCTCGACGCCCGGCTGAAGGCGATCGACATCTCGCCGCCCCACTTCGATGCCTCGAATCCGCACCAGGCGGTGAGCACGGCGGTGATCGAGAGCACGACGACCGTCACGACTTCGAGCACACGAGTCCTGCGTTCAATGGGTTGCTCGAGTGGTTCGCTCATCCGCCCATTCTCAGAGGACGAGGTTTCGGCCCGCCCCCGCACCTCACCCGCATGGGATGACCCGCACTTTCGAATGCGCAGATCAGAGGGCACGCTCGTCACGAGAACCATCGAGATCGACGGGAGTCAGACATGGAACGCGTGCCAACTCGAACACCTCGGCGCAGAGGTCCGGCGTCCGTGCCCCCGCGGCGCGCGGATCACGGAGGTCTGTGATGCCCGGAGGCAAGCCCAACATCCTGGTCATCTGGGGAGATGACATCGGCATCTCGAATCTCAGCTGCTACAGCGACGGCCTGATGGGGTACCGGACGCCGAACATCGATCGCATCGCCGAGGAGGGCATGCGCTTCACCGACTCCTACGGCGAGCAGAGCTGCACCGCCGGTCGCGCGTCGTTCATCACGGGTCAGAGCGTGTTCCGCACCGGCCTGAGCAAGGTCGGCATGGCGGGCGCCGACATCGGACTCCGCGCCGAGGACGTGACGATCGCCGAGGTCCTCAAGCCCCACGGGTACGCGACGGGCCAGTTCGGTAAGAACCACCTCGGTGACAAGAACGAATTCCTGCCCACCGTGCACGGTTTCGACGAGTTCTTCGGCAACCTGTACCACCTGAACGCCGAAGAGGAGCCGGAGGCGGCGAACTGGCCCTCTCCCGAGGAGTTCCCCGGCTTCAACGACCGCGCTCGACCACGCGGGGTGCTGCACAGCTGGGCGACGGATGAATACGACGACACGGTCGACGGCCGCTACGGCCCCCGGGGCAAGCAGCGCATCGAGGACACGGGGCCGCTCACGCGCAAGCGGATGGAGACGATCGACGAGGTGTTCGCCGAGGCTGCGCAGGACTTCATCGGCCGCGCGGTGGAGAGCGAGACACCGTTCTTCGCATGGGTGAACACGACGCACATGCACTTCCGCACGCACCCCAAGCCCGAGAGCATCGGCCAGGCCGGGCGCTGGCAGTCGGAGTATCACGACACGATGATCGATCACGACAGGGTCGTCGGGAGCCTGCTCGACCAGCTCGACGAACTCGGCATCGCTGACGACACGATCGTGATCTACTCCACCGACAACGGCCCGCACATGAACACGTGGCCCGATGGCGGCATGACCCCCTTCCGCAGCGAGAAGAACACGAACTGGGAGGGCGCATTCCGCATTCCCGAGCTCATCCGCTGGCCCGGCCACATCGAGGCGGGGAGCATCTCGAATGAGATCGTCCAGCACCACGACTGGCTGCCGACCTTCCTCGCCGCGGTCGGAGACACGACGACGGTCGACGAGCTGAAGAAGGGCAAGCAGATCGGGGACACCACGTACAAGGTGCACATCGACGGCTACAACCTTCTGCCGTACCTGACCGGAGCGGTGGACAAGAGCCCGCGCAAGGGGCTCATCTACTTCTCGGACGACGGCGACGTACTCGCACTGCGCTTCGACAACTGGAAGGTCGTCTTCATGGAGCAGCGGGTGCAGGGCACACTGCAGGTGTGGATGGAGCCGTTCGTCGCCCTGCGTGTGCCGAAGCTGTTCAATCTGCGCACGGATCCTTACGAACGGGCGGATCAGACCTCGAACACCTACTTCGACTGGCTGTTCGAGAACGACTTCCTGATCCTCGCCGCGACCAGCCTGGTATCGCAGTTCCTGGACACTTTCGAGGAGTTCCCTCCGCGGCAGAAGGCGGCCACGTTCAGCATCGATCAGGCCGTCGCGAAGCTCGAGGCCTTCCTCGCAGGAGGCGATTGAGCTGGCTACGGGCGTCTCGAACCTCTCCGCCGTCGATCGCCTCGTGCGGCTCGACGGCGGGGAGTTCGGCATGGGCTCTGATCAGCACTACCCGGAAGAGGCACCGGCGCACCGGGTACGGGTCGATGGGTTCCGGCTCGGTGCGGCTGCCGTCACCAATCGCGAGTATGCGGCGTTCGTGCGGGCATCCGGCTACCGCACGGTCGCGGAGCGCCCTCTCGATCCCGCTGACTTCCCCGATGCCCCCGCCGAGAACCTGCTGCCTGGGTCGATGGTGTTCACGGGTACCCCCGGCCCCGTCGACCTCCGTCATCTGAGCCAGTGGTGGGCATGGACGCCGGGCGCGAACTGGCGCCGTCCCTTCGGGGCGGGCTCGACCATCGGAGACGCCGCCGAGCATCCGGTCGTGCACATCGCCCATGAGGATGCGGTCGCATACGCCGAGTGGGCGGATGCGCGCCTGCCGACCGAGGCGGAGTGGGAGTTCGCGGCACGCGGTGGACTCGACGGTGCGCGGTTCACGTGGGGCGACGAGCCCGAGAGCGGAGACGATCGGCGCGCGAACTACTGGCACGGAGATTTCCCCTGGCGCGCGGAGCGGGGCTATGGATCAACGGCGCCGGTCGGCTCCTTCCCCCCGAACGCCTACGGACTCTTCGACATGGCCGGCAACGTCTGGGAGTGGACATCGGACTGGTATCAGGACTACGGCGACGCGGGGGGATGCTGTGCCCCGTCGAATCCCCGAGGCGGAACCCGGGAGGGGAGCCTGGAGCCGTCCGGACGTTTCCCGGTGCCGCGGAAGACCGTGAAGGGCGGGTCTTTCCTGTGCGCCGACAGCTACTGCCGCCGCTACCGACCGGCTGCACGTCGCGGGCAGATGATCGATACCGGTATGAGCCACATCGGATTCCGGATCGCGCGCAGCATATGACAACCGCAGCAAGAAGAGGAGATGTCGGGATGAGTGAGCACTTGCAGTCATGGCGTGAGGGCGCCGCCCGCACGGCGATCGTCGGCTTCGTGGAATCGGTCACCACCGGTCACGACGCCGTGCCGAGCGAGCAACGCATCGCGGTGTTCGACAACGACGGCACGCTGTGGACGGAGAAGCCGATGCCCACGCAGCTGCACTACATCGTCGAACAGTGGGCGGCGGCCGCGCGTGCGGATCCGGCCCTGGCCGCGCAGCAGCCGTACAAGGCAGCAGTGGACCGCGACTTCGCCTGGCTGGGAGGAGCGATCGACAAGCACTACGCCGGTGATGACTCCGACCTCCACACCCTCATCGGCGCGCTCGTGCGCACGACCGTGAACCTCAGCGTCGACGACTACCAGGCAGCCGTCGAGGCGTTCTACCGGGACGCGAGGCATCTGACGCTCGCACGGGCCTATCCCACAGTCGTCTACCAGCCGATGGTGGAGCTGCTCCGCTATCTCGAGGCGAACGGCTTCACCTGCTACATCGTGTCGGGCGGCGATCGAGACTTCATGCGACCGATGACGGTCGACGCCTACGGCATCCCCCCGGAGCGCGTGATCGGCTCAGCAGTCGGACTTCACTACGACACCACGACGAACGACGTGCGCTATGGCGAGCACTTCGACTTCTTCGACGACGGTCCCGAGAAGCCGCTCCGGATCTGGACGAGGATCGGACGGCGTCCGCTCCTGGCGGCAGGCAATTCCAACGGCGACATCCCGATGCTCCGTTACGTGCAGAAGCACCCGCGGTCGCTCAGTCTCGTCGTGCACCACGACGACGACACCGGCCGCGGCGACGCCCCCTACGACAAAGGCGCGGAGACGGTGCTGGGCGAGGCCGGGACGTCAGGATTCACGCGGGTGAGCGTGAAGGACGATTGGGCATCGGTCTTCGCGCCGTGACCCGCTCCCCCTCACCGCGCGTCTTCACCCGCCGTCTCGGCCTCTTCGTCCTCCCCGCTCGCCTCATCGTCTGACGCGCGCGCCCGTCCGGCGGTCGCGCCGAGAGAGATCGTCGAGAGCAGGCCCAGCGCCAGGAAGCCCGCGGCCGTCCAGGCGGCGTAGCGGGTGCCGTCCGAGAAGGCGGCCTTCGCATCGGCGGCGATATCGGCCGTGTCCGGTTTGGCTTCCAGCCCCGAGATCGCCGCTCCGGCGCTGTCGACCACAGCGGAGACGACCTGATCTCGCTGAGCGGCGGGAAGTCCGCGCTCGTCGAGCGAGGAGGACAGGATCCCAGCGGTACTCGTGAAGAGCACCGTGCCGAGGATGGCGACACCGAGCGCTGCTCCGAGCTGGCGCGAAGTCGACTGGGTGCCGGATGCGGCGCCGCTGTCGGCGACGGGGACGTCGGCCAGCACGACGCCGGTGAGCTGCGCGGTGGCGAGCCCCACGCCGAGGCCGTAGATGAACAGGAACGGGATGATCGGAACCCACGACGCTTCGGGCGCGATCAGGAAGCCGATCCCGGCGACACCGATGATCTCGGCGATGAGGCCGGCGCGGACGATCCACACCGGCGCGATCCTGCCGCTGGTCGCGCCGGCGGCGCCGCTGGCGACGAAGGATCCCCCGGCGAGGGCGAGCAGCAGCAGTCCGGTCTGCAGGGCGTCGAAGCCGAGCACGAACTGGAGCCAGAGGGGCAGCGCGAGGATGATGCCGAACTCCCCCAGCGCGACGACGCCGGCCGCGATGTTGCCGTTGCGGAACGAGCGGATCGAGAAGAGCCGCAGCGCGAGCAATGTCGACTTCCCCCGGCGTTGGCGCCCCACGCCCCAGGCGATGAAGGCGATGAGCCCGGCGATCGCCAGGGCGAAGGCGATGGGGATGGGCGACAGATCCCACGGCCAAGTCCAGTCGCCGATCTGCGGTCGCTGGTCGACGAGCCACCATCCGTAGGTGCGTCCCTCGATGAGCCCGAACACCAGGCTTCCCATGGTCACGATCGAGAGCAGCGCACCGACTCCATCGATTCTGTCGGTGCGGTCGCTGCGGGACTCGGCGACGGTCAGGAGCACGCCGATCACGACGAGGATGCCGAGTGGGATGTTGATGCCGAATGCCCACCGCCACGAGAAGTCGGTGGTCAGCCACCCGCCGAGCAGCGGGCCCACCGCGGCCATGCCGCCGATCGTCGATCCCCAGACGGCGAAGGCGATCCCTCGCTCCCGTCCACGGAACGTCGCGTTGATGATCGAGAGGGTGGTCGGGAGGATCATCGCTCCGCCGACGCCCTGCAGCAGGCGAGCGAGGATGAGCAGGCCTCCGTCCGCCGCGAGGGCGGCGAGCACCGACGCCGCCGCGAAGACGATGACGCCCGTGACCATCACTCGACGACGCCCGAACCGGTCGGCGAGGCTGCCGAAGACCAGCAGCAGCGCGGCGAACACGAGCGTGTACGCCTCTTGAACCCATTGCACCTCGGTCGACGTGATGCCCAGGTCATCCACGATGGCGGGTATCGCGACGTTGACGATGGTCGAGTCGACGATGATCAGGGAGACCGCGATGCTGATGAAGACCAGCCCCACCCACCGCAACCGAAGATAGCGATCCATGTTCGCTAGCTTAGCTAGGTAATAGCTTGGTTGCCATACCTGGGCGGTCCTGACGCGACACTCCCCCGGTAGGCGCCCCTTGTACAGTGAGCGCGTGGACTCCGTGACCGAAACGCTCTCGCCGAGACGCCCCGTGGTCGTCACCATCGTCGTGATCCTGGTGGTGCTGAGCGGTGTGTCGAACGCCCTTCTCGGCATCGTCGTGCTCCTGAGCCGCTACCGGGTCCCCGACGCGGAGGTGCTCTCCGTCTCGCTCATCGGCGCCGCCGTGATCCTGTTCGGCCTGCTCACGATCGCCGTCGCCGCCGCGGTCGGCCGAGGCAGCCGGCTGGCCCGACTGCTCCTCACGATCTATCTCGCGATCCAGCTCGTGCTGCACGCCGTGACGGCCGCCACGACCGACTGGGATTGGGCGGTCTTCGCGCAGGCCGTGGTCGAAGTCCTCCTGCTGGCGGCACTGTGGGCGTCGCCGGGCTCACGCCACTTCGCGGAGCGCTGAGCGCGCGAGCACGCGCCGATGCACCAGCCGGACGATCTCGATCGCCAGGATGGTGAGCACGGTGACGAGCGCGATCAGATACGCGGCTTCCTCACCCGGATCGGTCAACTGGAAGAACTCGGTTGACAGCGGAACGGTGAATATGGTCGCCAGTGCGACGAACATCGCGCCCACCACCAGGACCTTGTAGCGGTTGAGCGGGCGCGCGAGCACCGCGAGCACCCAGATCCCGACGATCGCGAGGATGATCGTGGACCCCGTCCGCAGTTGCGGTTCGCTCACGCCGAGAGCCATCGCGGCACGCGTGTAGACCGTCAGCGCGATCGCGATCAGCAGTCCGGCAGGAATCGCGAAGGTCAGTGAGCGGCGGAGGAACCCCGGCACATAGCGCTGCGTGTTGGGCATCAGAGCGAGGAAGAACGCAGGGATGCCGATCGTGAGTCCATCGGTGATCGACAGCTGTCTGGGCAGGAACGGGAACTCCAGCACCATGATCCCGAAGAGCACGGCGAGCGTCGTGGCGTAGATCGTCTTGGTGAGGAACAGCATCGACACGCGCTCGATGTTCGCGATGACCTGGCGGCCCTCCGCGACCACGTCCGGGAGGTGCGAGAACTGGCCGTCCAGCAGCACCAGGCGTGCGACGGCCTTCGTCGCGGGAGAGCCGGAGTTCATCGCGATGCCGATGTCGGCCGTCTTGATCGCGAGCGCGTCGTTCACACCGTCACCGGTCATCGCGACGGTGTGCCCCCTGGCCTGCAGCGCGACCACCATCCTCTTCTTCTGCTCCGGCGTCACCCGGCCGAAGACCGTGTGCGCCTCCAGGACGTCGCTCAGCGCCGCGTCATCGTCGGGGAGCTCTCGCGCGTCATACCCGTCACTGACGTCGAGGCCCACCTGACGCGCGATCGCGGCGACCGTGCGCGGATTGTCCCCGGAGATCACCCGCACCCCCACGCCTTGATCACGGAAGTACGAGAGCGTCTGCGCCGCGTCGGGGCGCACCTTCTCGCTGAAGGTGATCACGGCCACCGGCGCCAGCCCCGTCGGCAGGGATTCCGCCGTCTGTGCATCCGTGGGATAGGAGGCAGTGCTGACGGCGAGGACGAGCGTGCGGAGCCCGGCCGCCGCGAGACGGGTGACCGCTTCGCCGACCGCGGTGCCGGCATCCGTCGCGACGTCGCCCAGCACCATCTCCGGCGCACCGAGCACCCAGATCTCGTCCGGTCGGTCCGCGAGGGCGAGCGCGCTCCATTTCCGCGCCGACGAGAACGAGATGTAGACGGACGCTTCACGCGGTGCCGATGCAGGGTACGGAGCGCGCAGGCACCGGGCCGTCGCATTCGCGTCGGGCGCGGCACCGAACCACGACAGCGCGTCTTCCCACCCCGCGGTATCGGCGTCGAGGCGTTCCAGGTCGCGGTAGGCGAGCTCCCCCTCGGTGAGGGTTCCGGTCTTGTCGAGGCAGATGATGTCGACGCGCGCGAGCCCTTCCACGGCCGGCAGCTCGTTCACGAGCACCTGCCGCGCCGCGAGGCGCGCCGCTCCGACCGCGAACGCGATCGAGGTCATCAGCACGAGTCCGAGCGGGATCATGGCCGTCAACGCGGAGATCGTGTTGACGATCGCCTGCGTCCAGGTGCCGCTCTGCACCGCGGAGACCCATCCGCCCGCCACCATCATCTGCGCGTTGAGGACCAGGAGTCCGATCGGCCCGATCCCCCATCCGACCCACTTCAGCACGCGATCGACCGATGTGCGCAACTCGGATGCCACGAGCGAGAACCGCTTCGCCTCCGCCGCGAACTTGTTGACGTAGGAGTCCGCCCCGACCCTGACCGCACGGGCGACACCCTCGCCCGCGACGACGATCGAGCCGGAGAGCGCCTCATCGCCGTCCTTCTTGTCGACGGCATCCGACTCGCCCGTGAGCATCGATTCGTCGATCTGCAGAGCGCGATGCTCCAGGACGACCGCGTCGGCGGTGACCTGGTCGCCGGCCCGCAGGATCAGGATGTCGCCGCGCACGACCTCGGCCGGCGCGATCTCGTGTTCCTGTCCTTCTCGCCGCACCCGTGCGCGGGGAGCGTTCAACAGCGCGAGGCGGTCGAGAGACGCCTTGGCGCGGAACTCCTGCCAGCATCCGATGATCGCGTTGCCGAACGCGGCGAGCCCGAACAGCGCATCCTGCCAGCGCCCGAGGAGCAGGAGCACCAGGAAGCACGCACCGACGATCCCGTTGAACAGCGTGAAGACGTTCGCACGCACGATGTTCCAGGCGCTTCTGCTGGAGTCGCCCGTGAAGGCGTTCGTCTCCCCCGCCGCGGTCAGCCGCGCGACCTGCGCGGACGAGAGTCCGACGCGGGGGTCGGCGTCGGTCGCGTTGTCATCCGTCGCCGATGCCGTGGCCTCCATGCGCTCACTGTAGCGACGCCGCGCACCGGCACACCAGCCGAGGAGGCCTCTCGCCATTCATTTATGTTGTGCACAATCTAATCGCGTGCAATACTTATGATATGGCCGTGACCGATGAGATGGTGTGCTTCTCGCTCTACTCCGCTGCGCGCGCCACGACCCAGGCGTATCGCGCCCTGCTCGCCCCATGGGGGCTGACATACCCGC
It encodes the following:
- a CDS encoding LuxR C-terminal-related transcriptional regulator; the encoded protein is MIRRTRVTSAITRAVELNPVTVISAPSGFGKTLAVAEWASDEDEVAWLALNSYDSDPSRLAQGVIDALNVSADRAGRMPPFPRDLDDPAHAYQEICRVFGDVKSTIHLVVDDAHRAGEDWRRGLLGMLAEQAPDQLRIVLVGTTLLEVTSSRQRLMSPGSFVGADVLSFTAPEVGQLQEGEAHGLAADSILEETRGWPIAVRLMMIGGRRPDSDAAIASAFLGDYVREHVLDALPADIARFVLDASVCLEITGDLATAVTGDPHAPELLDTCVMLGLFLDKFEGPHCPVYRWHAAFARQCSDILRSDPQRAAACHRRAAAHLEDSDPIAAITHSLSAGDYGRARFTLLNHWVGLVVGSSAAEVERTATDMLRRHPDDAEVLLVRAGASDVLGDHHVARQLFHRARGLIDQVDPTRAPAVLQLARLFIADERDQLAEASADVRRMLLHADSTALSDRAAINYLMGWTEIRYRGDPTIPVEYFAAAAREAQSSGDEELSKRAFGHLAFGQTWAGQLRAARVSLAEVDDADDVRLPWSTYAGGSAAAAAGYVAYWSGEVDDAISIFGTVLLNGRADRSFTSIARMMIAYAAAETGDVAACRRAAIGVQEIPLEVEHGISWPTFRESAISLLEEAVGRSDRALQLAKRNVQCQDLPIVCVALAGVFRRAGEYATALEMLRGLRTFADVSYVKVATMTTAAVLRRHAGHHEAAHELCETVLAVASAENIRLPFGPREIAVRKLLHEHVHFGTQFEDFIGSCLAVEVSGSLVDSLSEREHDVYQQLQTARTLPEIAKVLQLSINTVKTHQRSIYRKLGVSSRRDAVQTTV
- a CDS encoding DUF998 domain-containing protein, which codes for MKNPMSPDLLDVARSAGGPRERAREAIGLQISITAFVVVGLVALPAFGLGSAPIAGAGSVGQFAAIASAATAIVVFVLGRIVVADRSRSRRTSVLEVIDTGAVAFAHAVIALLGWTLVATILEQGFTGAVVFPVPVLLLSAAAAGVTAYVVYFSATHMDLQLLAVILAVFLVFGVVASMLTASDPLWWKDNLSALGMTDDLSARTFNLTLIVAGILVTTLARTATQGIPTPNPRGVTGVRTCLVVVGIFLGLVGVFPVDQYFALHTGVASGMVVTFAVLVIALRSWVPGVSRTFLLLGYVFILAILVLSVLFAVGYYTLTAVELVAGTLVFTWIILFIRTADALTRDIAVTTSR
- a CDS encoding arylsulfatase, with the translated sequence MPGGKPNILVIWGDDIGISNLSCYSDGLMGYRTPNIDRIAEEGMRFTDSYGEQSCTAGRASFITGQSVFRTGLSKVGMAGADIGLRAEDVTIAEVLKPHGYATGQFGKNHLGDKNEFLPTVHGFDEFFGNLYHLNAEEEPEAANWPSPEEFPGFNDRARPRGVLHSWATDEYDDTVDGRYGPRGKQRIEDTGPLTRKRMETIDEVFAEAAQDFIGRAVESETPFFAWVNTTHMHFRTHPKPESIGQAGRWQSEYHDTMIDHDRVVGSLLDQLDELGIADDTIVIYSTDNGPHMNTWPDGGMTPFRSEKNTNWEGAFRIPELIRWPGHIEAGSISNEIVQHHDWLPTFLAAVGDTTTVDELKKGKQIGDTTYKVHIDGYNLLPYLTGAVDKSPRKGLIYFSDDGDVLALRFDNWKVVFMEQRVQGTLQVWMEPFVALRVPKLFNLRTDPYERADQTSNTYFDWLFENDFLILAATSLVSQFLDTFEEFPPRQKAATFSIDQAVAKLEAFLAGGD
- a CDS encoding SHOCT domain-containing protein, with translation MSIWDSFWSIIWWFFWAFVFISYLMVLFNIVADLFRDHALNGWLKAIWIIFLVFVPFLTALVYLIARGRGMGERSAAAYRDQQHAADSYIRSVASSSPSDEIDKASKLLAAGTITNEEFASIKSRALS
- a CDS encoding DUF6325 family protein, giving the protein MVDVTLRALGDVEFFVVRLDTDHLSPHALEALLRQVEAGAVRILDLLLIRRPALQEFSLSEVDADEFALAGLGLQTPGIVCEDDVRHFAAALPVGSSAMLVLVEPTWAEQFSADLTFHGEAIMATQLIPAAIANAVLDATITTS